A genomic region of Methylobacterium durans contains the following coding sequences:
- a CDS encoding DUF6505 family protein, which translates to MSATKLPRTLRLDPSDTFVFANAAEPGEWAVTGSFLFFDVDSDALSPKERAAFRSGFLGTASFGFSTLVVVSEASEAEREQAVSALARHILDKLGAPSAEVALAAAEEEIAVAASLCGPPVGTVIALTRSIEGGELRERFRTLQRREGVPGADRLHAHSRAFTFVETDDEPEESVDLVGLMGTNPR; encoded by the coding sequence GTGAGCGCGACCAAGCTGCCGCGGACGCTTCGCCTCGACCCTTCCGACACCTTCGTGTTCGCCAACGCCGCCGAGCCCGGCGAGTGGGCGGTGACGGGCTCGTTCCTGTTCTTCGACGTGGATTCGGACGCCCTGTCCCCGAAGGAGCGGGCCGCCTTCCGCTCGGGATTCCTCGGGACCGCCTCGTTCGGCTTCTCGACGCTCGTCGTCGTCAGCGAGGCGAGCGAGGCGGAGCGCGAGCAGGCGGTCTCGGCGCTGGCGCGGCACATCCTGGACAAGCTCGGCGCGCCGAGCGCTGAGGTCGCGCTGGCGGCCGCCGAGGAGGAGATCGCGGTGGCGGCCTCCCTCTGCGGCCCCCCGGTCGGGACGGTGATCGCGCTCACCCGCAGCATCGAAGGCGGAGAGCTGAGAGAGCGATTCCGGACGCTGCAGCGCCGGGAGGGCGTGCCCGGCGCCGACCGGCTCCACGCCCATTCTCGCGCCTTCACCTTCGTCGAGACCGATGACGAGCCCGAGGAGAGCGTCGATCTCGTCGGGCTGATGGGGACGAATCCGCGATGA
- a CDS encoding DUF3306 domain-containing protein encodes MSGGDFLARWSRRKRETQAPPAEAKAGILPDDAAEAPEPGAEAAITEEEIAALPPLDTLTSGTDLTPFLRKGVPALLRNAALRRMWSLDPAIRDYVSEAREYAYDWNVVGGVPGTGPLLPTDDVRAMVGRIFGDAPDDPPEMSGTPETASDAVETASTSPDSVPVAEPEDLPAAEVASSSENQPASLAGHAQAPEPPAEAAAVRQNPQSLTRVRRHGGAIPI; translated from the coding sequence ATGAGCGGCGGCGATTTCCTGGCGCGCTGGTCGCGCCGGAAGCGGGAGACGCAGGCGCCGCCTGCCGAGGCGAAGGCCGGGATCCTGCCGGACGATGCGGCCGAGGCACCCGAGCCTGGGGCCGAGGCGGCGATCACCGAGGAGGAGATCGCGGCGCTTCCTCCCCTCGATACGCTGACCTCCGGTACCGATCTGACGCCCTTCCTGCGCAAGGGCGTCCCCGCCCTGCTGCGCAACGCGGCCCTGCGGCGGATGTGGTCGCTCGATCCGGCGATCCGGGACTACGTGAGCGAGGCGCGCGAATACGCCTACGACTGGAACGTCGTCGGTGGCGTTCCGGGCACCGGCCCGCTCCTGCCGACCGACGACGTCCGCGCGATGGTCGGCCGCATCTTCGGAGACGCGCCCGACGATCCACCTGAGATGTCAGGGACGCCGGAGACCGCATCGGACGCTGTCGAGACCGCGTCCACTTCCCCCGATTCGGTCCCCGTCGCGGAGCCCGAAGACCTGCCCGCAGCGGAAGTTGCATCTAGCTCCGAAAACCAGCCCGCGTCGCTCGCCGGGCACGCGCAAGCCCCCGAACCACCCGCGGAAGCCGCTGCCGTGAGACAGAATCCCCAATCTCTCACGCGGGTGCGACGCCATGGGGGTGCGATTCCGATTTGA
- a CDS encoding formyl transferase, producing MMSREELFGEDGGNGTAGRAAEPGESVGAAPANGSPPRGRLVVRLDPNRIWRWHLWLLAEIDATGRYHVAVDLSPAGPPLPAGLRLLLDLERLVFRLRGEQAAEPLAAAAIRHAVPLARASDPSDLVLDLSGSASQVGGAVLRPLFDGAASENVLLERVMEPALLTLTIDGSARAEVARPEIAGRPVLTERLNNAFCTLLGLCLRALRDGPAPEAGGTAPSLRALGNSELTAFAARAAQAKVTRWLTKITRDAPRWRVGSRRARSEDLLARTLKFPADGYHLLPDDGRRFYADPFLLHAEGTTYVFVEEFPFDTQKGIISVGTLDEAGRISRLRPVLEEAHHLSYPHIVEHDGTAWMIPESCNSGQICLYRAVRLPDIWEKVAVLVDGLDASDATLHRQDGTWWMFAAIRERQGSRNDTLRLFTAPELRGPWTPAPREPALVDATSARPAGNLFRMDGKLWRPAQDCSRSYGGALSLCTVDRLSAEAYGQTRVTTIEPRTPLPGLGLHTLNFGQGCEVIDVVM from the coding sequence ATGATGTCGCGAGAGGAGTTGTTCGGGGAGGATGGCGGGAACGGCACGGCCGGACGGGCGGCTGAGCCGGGCGAGAGCGTCGGCGCCGCGCCTGCGAACGGAAGCCCTCCGCGCGGTCGGCTCGTCGTGCGCCTCGATCCGAACCGGATTTGGCGCTGGCACCTGTGGCTGCTCGCGGAGATCGACGCGACCGGCCGCTACCACGTCGCCGTCGATCTCTCCCCGGCGGGCCCTCCCCTGCCCGCGGGCCTGCGCCTGCTCCTCGACCTCGAACGCCTCGTGTTCCGCCTGCGCGGCGAGCAGGCGGCGGAGCCGCTCGCAGCCGCGGCGATCCGCCATGCCGTCCCGCTCGCGCGCGCATCCGATCCCTCCGATCTCGTGCTGGATCTGTCCGGATCGGCCTCGCAGGTGGGCGGCGCGGTCCTGCGCCCGCTCTTCGACGGCGCGGCCTCGGAGAATGTCCTGCTGGAACGCGTGATGGAACCCGCCCTCCTCACCCTGACGATCGACGGGTCCGCCCGAGCGGAGGTGGCGCGGCCTGAGATCGCGGGCCGGCCGGTGCTCACGGAGCGGCTGAACAACGCCTTCTGCACGCTCCTCGGCCTCTGCCTGAGGGCTCTGCGCGACGGGCCCGCGCCGGAAGCGGGCGGCACCGCTCCGAGCCTTCGTGCCCTCGGCAACAGCGAGCTCACCGCCTTCGCGGCGCGGGCGGCGCAGGCGAAGGTCACGCGCTGGCTGACCAAGATCACGCGGGACGCACCGCGCTGGCGCGTCGGATCGCGCCGCGCCCGGAGCGAGGATCTGCTCGCGCGCACCCTAAAATTTCCGGCGGACGGCTACCATCTCCTGCCCGACGACGGGCGCCGCTTCTACGCCGATCCCTTCCTCCTCCACGCCGAGGGCACGACCTACGTCTTCGTCGAGGAATTTCCCTTCGACACGCAGAAGGGCATCATCTCGGTGGGGACGCTCGACGAAGCGGGCCGCATCTCGCGATTGCGACCCGTGCTGGAGGAGGCGCACCACCTCTCCTACCCGCACATCGTCGAGCATGACGGCACCGCCTGGATGATCCCGGAGAGCTGCAACAGCGGCCAGATCTGCCTCTACCGGGCGGTGCGGCTGCCCGACATCTGGGAGAAGGTGGCGGTTCTCGTGGACGGGCTCGACGCCTCCGACGCGACCCTGCATCGGCAGGACGGGACGTGGTGGATGTTCGCCGCAATCCGGGAGCGGCAGGGCTCGCGGAACGACACGCTCCGCCTGTTCACCGCGCCTGAACTCCGCGGTCCCTGGACGCCCGCGCCACGCGAACCGGCGCTCGTCGATGCCACCTCGGCGCGCCCGGCGGGCAACCTGTTCCGGATGGACGGCAAGCTCTGGCGCCCGGCGCAGGATTGCTCCCGGAGCTACGGGGGCGCGCTGTCGCTCTGCACGGTCGACCGACTCTCGGCCGAGGCGTACGGCCAGACGCGGGTCACGACGATCGAGCCGCGGACGCCGCTCCCCGGGCTCGGCCTGCACACGCTGAACTTCGGTCAGGGCTGCGAAGTGATCGACGTGGTGATGTGA
- a CDS encoding formate dehydrogenase subunit gamma: MRRGTTRIRTFVAAAMLAGLAGTAALPALAQTAPPTTAPTTAPNPTADSVNEDLLFKQGSTIGGRISIPDRKAANLIQPQGREWRGFHETWMPWIGAAAILGMVVLLGLFYFSRGRIRMEHSEESGRKILRFNGFERFTHWMTATCFIILALSGLNYIFGKRLLMPVIGPDAFATLSQWAKYAHVYLAWPFMLGIVFMFVVWLRDNIPNRIDLQWIKAGGGFIGKGHPHAERFNAGQKVVFWMVAGFGTAMGVTGLMMLFPFAATDINGMQWMQGIHSLIGVAFIAAILAHIYIGSLGMEGAYDAMGSGKVDLAWARAHHDLWVEKEQARTASGPQLRAHQAPAE, translated from the coding sequence ATGCGGCGGGGAACGACGCGGATCAGGACATTCGTCGCGGCGGCGATGCTCGCGGGCCTCGCGGGCACGGCCGCTCTGCCGGCGCTCGCGCAGACGGCCCCGCCGACCACCGCACCGACGACGGCCCCGAACCCGACCGCGGATTCGGTCAACGAGGATCTGCTGTTCAAGCAGGGCTCGACGATCGGCGGCCGCATCTCGATCCCCGATCGGAAGGCCGCCAATCTGATCCAGCCGCAGGGCCGGGAATGGCGCGGCTTCCACGAGACCTGGATGCCCTGGATCGGCGCCGCCGCGATCCTCGGCATGGTGGTGCTGCTCGGGCTGTTCTACTTCAGCCGCGGCCGCATCCGTATGGAGCACAGCGAGGAATCGGGCCGCAAGATCCTGCGCTTCAACGGCTTCGAGCGCTTCACGCACTGGATGACGGCGACCTGCTTCATCATCCTGGCGCTGTCGGGCCTCAACTACATCTTCGGCAAGCGCCTCCTGATGCCGGTGATCGGGCCGGACGCCTTCGCGACGCTCTCGCAATGGGCGAAATACGCCCACGTCTACCTCGCGTGGCCGTTCATGCTCGGCATCGTCTTCATGTTCGTGGTCTGGCTGCGCGACAACATCCCGAACCGGATCGACCTGCAGTGGATCAAGGCCGGCGGCGGCTTCATCGGCAAGGGCCACCCCCATGCCGAGCGCTTCAACGCGGGCCAGAAGGTCGTCTTCTGGATGGTCGCGGGCTTCGGCACGGCTATGGGCGTCACCGGCCTGATGATGCTGTTCCCCTTCGCTGCGACCGACATCAACGGGATGCAGTGGATGCAGGGGATCCACTCGCTGATCGGCGTCGCGTTCATCGCCGCGATCCTGGCGCACATCTACATCGGCTCGCTCGGCATGGAGGGCGCTTACGACGCGATGGGCAGCGGCAAGGTCGATCTCGCCTGGGCGCGCGCGCACCACGACCTCTGGGTCGAGAAGGAGCAAGCCCGCACTGCGAGCGGGCCGCAATTGCGGGCGCATCAGGCGCCGGCCGAGTGA
- a CDS encoding biotin/lipoate--protein ligase family protein, with protein sequence MTNHAAMSQGRPLDLPPLFTAITAERSERVHAEACGMAAPEAAGTIVHALSGDCPAFAVVLAPDEPLATARRAFIAAMVALGEAVGAHAPPERAVRFAYPDALLFNEARIGGGRLSWPSDCPEHEAPAWLVFSAMLIGTKRDAGDPGLTPETSSLEEEGFEIADRGVLVESFARYLMRAVETWNGLGFEAVAAAFSDQLVPDLSGAGQHVDATGDLLTEDTGAPGGIRRDSLAVTLGAVSWLDAKNGRPRL encoded by the coding sequence ATGACGAACCACGCCGCGATGTCACAGGGCAGGCCGCTCGACCTGCCGCCGCTGTTCACGGCGATCACCGCCGAGCGGAGCGAGCGCGTCCACGCCGAGGCGTGCGGGATGGCGGCACCCGAGGCGGCGGGCACGATCGTGCACGCGTTGTCCGGCGACTGCCCGGCCTTCGCGGTGGTGCTGGCGCCGGACGAACCCCTGGCGACCGCGCGGCGCGCCTTCATCGCCGCCATGGTGGCGCTTGGCGAGGCGGTCGGCGCACACGCGCCGCCGGAACGGGCGGTGCGGTTCGCCTACCCCGACGCACTCCTGTTCAACGAGGCGCGAATCGGCGGCGGCCGCCTGTCCTGGCCCTCCGATTGCCCGGAGCACGAGGCGCCGGCCTGGCTCGTCTTCTCGGCCATGCTGATCGGCACGAAGCGGGATGCCGGCGATCCCGGCCTGACACCGGAGACGAGTTCGCTGGAGGAGGAGGGCTTCGAGATCGCGGATCGCGGCGTTCTCGTCGAGAGCTTCGCCCGCTACCTGATGCGGGCGGTCGAGACCTGGAACGGGCTCGGGTTCGAGGCTGTCGCCGCAGCCTTCTCGGACCAGTTGGTCCCGGACCTGTCCGGCGCCGGCCAGCACGTGGACGCGACGGGCGATCTCCTGACGGAGGATACGGGCGCACCCGGCGGGATCCGCCGCGACAGCCTCGCGGTCACCCTCGGCGCGGTCTCCTGGCTCGACGCGAAGAACGGGAGGCCCCGATTGTGA
- a CDS encoding formate dehydrogenase subunit alpha: MLIKRKSGEASRTKHQAIAAGLAAGVLDRRSFLRKSGLAAGGLAVAGSIQLGSVRKAQAAGSAVSGSEVTVRKNICTHCSVGCTVTAEVVNGVWVGQEPSYASPINRGTHCAKGAAIRELVHGERRLKYPMKLVGGQWTKISWDQAIDEIGDKITAIREKSGSDSVYWLGSAKFTNEASYLFRKLGAFWGTNSVDHQARICHSTTVAGVANTWGYGAQTNSYNDIRNAKTMIIMGGNPAEAHPVSLQHVLSGKEINRANMIVIDPRFTRTAAHATEYVRIRSGTDIPVIWGMLWHIFQNGWEDKEFIRQRVYAMDDVRKEVAKWTPDEVERVTGVPGEQLKRVAEIFSKEKPATLIWCMGATQHTVGTANVRAFCILCLATGNVGKPGTGANIFRGHTNVQGATDLGLDVTTLPLYYGLVEGAWKHWARVWDVEYEWLQSRFDEIPAKGGRKARTRKENMEAPGITSTRWFDAVNLPDDQIDQRSPIKAMMVFGHGGNTVTRLPDAIAGMNKLELLVVADPHPTTFAALDARQDNTYLLPICTTLECDGSRTASNRSIQWGETIVKPAFESKTDYEVMYRLATKLGFGEKMFKGIKVENSVPVAEDILREINRGGWSTGYCGQSPERLKAHMKNQHKFDLVTLRAPKDDPEVGGDYYGLPWPCWGKPEIRHPGSHILYNTNLHVKDGGGCFRARFGVERNGQTLLAEDSFSKGSDLTDGYPEFTMGVFKKLGWDKDLTAEEMAVITKIGGNNIDAVSWATDLSGGIQRVCLDHGVVPYGNGKARANAWNLPDPVPVHREPIYTPRPDLVAKYPTRPDDRQFRMPNIGFSVQKAAVDREVAKNFPIILTSGRLVEYEGGGEETRSNPWLAELQQEMFVEINTKDAAERGIKDGQWVWVSGPEDGTQTKVKALVTDRVGKGVAFMPFHFSGWYQGKDMRQYYPAGTDPVVLGESVNTITTYGFDPVTGMQEPKATLCQIRAA, from the coding sequence ATGCTGATCAAGCGCAAGAGCGGCGAGGCGAGCCGCACGAAACATCAGGCCATCGCCGCCGGTCTCGCCGCCGGCGTCCTCGATCGCCGCTCCTTCCTGCGGAAATCCGGCCTCGCGGCGGGCGGCCTCGCCGTCGCCGGCTCGATCCAGCTCGGCTCGGTGCGGAAAGCCCAGGCCGCTGGCTCCGCCGTGAGCGGGTCCGAGGTGACGGTGAGGAAGAACATCTGCACCCACTGCTCGGTCGGCTGCACGGTGACGGCCGAGGTCGTCAACGGCGTCTGGGTCGGGCAGGAGCCCTCCTACGCGAGCCCGATCAACCGCGGCACGCACTGCGCCAAGGGCGCGGCGATCCGCGAGCTCGTCCACGGCGAGCGGCGGCTCAAATACCCGATGAAGCTCGTCGGCGGCCAGTGGACCAAGATCTCCTGGGATCAGGCGATCGACGAGATCGGCGACAAGATCACCGCCATCCGTGAGAAGTCGGGCTCCGATTCCGTCTACTGGCTCGGCTCGGCCAAGTTCACGAACGAGGCCTCGTACCTGTTCCGCAAGCTCGGCGCCTTCTGGGGCACCAACTCGGTCGACCACCAGGCACGCATCTGCCACTCGACCACGGTGGCGGGCGTGGCCAACACCTGGGGCTACGGCGCCCAGACCAATTCCTACAACGACATCCGCAACGCCAAGACCATGATCATCATGGGCGGCAATCCGGCGGAGGCGCACCCGGTCTCCCTGCAGCACGTGCTGTCGGGCAAGGAGATCAACCGCGCCAACATGATCGTCATCGATCCGCGCTTCACCCGCACGGCCGCGCACGCCACCGAGTACGTGCGCATCCGCTCCGGCACCGACATCCCGGTGATCTGGGGCATGCTCTGGCACATCTTCCAGAACGGCTGGGAGGACAAGGAATTCATCCGCCAGCGCGTCTACGCGATGGACGACGTTCGCAAGGAAGTCGCCAAGTGGACGCCCGACGAGGTCGAGCGCGTCACCGGCGTGCCGGGCGAGCAACTGAAGCGCGTCGCCGAGATCTTCTCGAAGGAGAAGCCCGCGACCCTGATCTGGTGCATGGGCGCGACCCAGCACACGGTCGGCACCGCGAACGTGCGCGCCTTCTGCATCCTCTGCCTTGCCACCGGCAACGTCGGCAAGCCGGGCACCGGCGCCAACATCTTCCGCGGCCACACCAACGTGCAGGGCGCCACCGATCTCGGCCTCGATGTGACGACGCTGCCGCTCTATTACGGCCTCGTCGAGGGCGCCTGGAAGCACTGGGCCCGCGTCTGGGACGTCGAGTACGAGTGGCTGCAATCGCGCTTCGATGAGATCCCGGCCAAGGGCGGCCGCAAGGCCCGCACCCGCAAGGAGAACATGGAGGCGCCGGGCATCACCTCGACGCGCTGGTTCGACGCGGTGAACCTGCCCGACGACCAGATCGACCAGAGAAGCCCGATCAAGGCGATGATGGTGTTCGGCCACGGCGGCAACACCGTCACCCGCCTGCCGGACGCCATCGCCGGCATGAACAAGCTCGAACTCCTCGTGGTCGCCGATCCGCATCCGACCACGTTCGCGGCGCTCGATGCCCGGCAGGACAACACCTATCTGCTGCCGATCTGCACGACGCTCGAATGCGACGGCTCGCGCACGGCCTCGAACCGTTCGATCCAGTGGGGCGAGACGATCGTCAAGCCGGCCTTCGAGTCGAAGACCGACTACGAGGTCATGTACCGGCTCGCGACGAAGCTCGGCTTCGGCGAGAAGATGTTCAAGGGCATCAAGGTCGAGAACAGCGTGCCGGTGGCCGAGGACATCCTCCGCGAGATCAACCGCGGCGGCTGGTCGACGGGCTATTGCGGGCAATCGCCCGAGCGCCTCAAGGCGCACATGAAGAACCAGCACAAGTTCGACCTCGTGACGCTGCGCGCCCCGAAGGACGACCCTGAGGTCGGCGGCGACTATTACGGCCTGCCCTGGCCCTGCTGGGGCAAGCCGGAGATCCGCCATCCGGGATCCCACATCCTCTACAACACCAACCTGCACGTAAAGGACGGCGGCGGCTGCTTCCGCGCCCGCTTCGGCGTCGAGCGCAACGGCCAGACGCTGCTGGCGGAGGATTCCTTCAGCAAGGGCTCGGACCTGACCGACGGGTATCCCGAGTTCACGATGGGCGTCTTCAAGAAGCTCGGCTGGGACAAGGACCTCACGGCCGAGGAGATGGCGGTCATCACGAAGATCGGCGGCAACAACATCGATGCGGTGAGCTGGGCGACCGACCTGTCGGGCGGCATCCAGCGCGTTTGCCTCGATCACGGGGTCGTGCCCTACGGCAACGGCAAGGCCCGGGCGAATGCCTGGAACCTGCCCGACCCGGTGCCGGTCCACCGCGAGCCGATCTACACGCCCCGGCCCGACCTCGTGGCGAAGTACCCGACCCGGCCGGACGACCGCCAGTTCCGGATGCCCAATATCGGCTTCTCGGTGCAGAAGGCGGCTGTCGACCGGGAGGTCGCCAAGAACTTCCCGATCATCCTCACCTCGGGCCGGCTCGTCGAGTACGAGGGCGGCGGCGAGGAGACCCGCTCGAACCCGTGGCTCGCCGAGCTCCAGCAGGAGATGTTCGTCGAGATCAACACCAAGGACGCGGCAGAACGCGGCATCAAGGACGGCCAGTGGGTCTGGGTGTCCGGGCCGGAGGACGGCACGCAGACCAAGGTGAAGGCCCTCGTGACGGACCGCGTCGGCAAGGGCGTGGCCTTCATGCCCTTCCACTTCTCCGGCTGGTACCAGGGCAAGGACATGCGCCAGTACTACCCGGCGGGCACCGATCCCGTGGTCCTCGGCGAGAGCGTGAACACGATCACCACCTACGGTTTCGATCCTGTGACCGGCATGCAGGAGCCGAAAGCCACCCTCTGTCAGATCCGGGCGGCGTAA
- a CDS encoding formate dehydrogenase, producing the protein MAQEKKGEIGRRQFFRTLGGGSAVAAAGLLSPISTNEAQAYDPGSEETKARYRETDHVKAFYRTNGYETLKK; encoded by the coding sequence ATGGCTCAGGAGAAGAAAGGCGAGATCGGTCGCCGCCAGTTCTTCCGCACGCTCGGCGGCGGCTCGGCGGTCGCGGCGGCGGGCCTGCTGTCGCCGATCTCGACGAACGAGGCCCAAGCCTACGATCCGGGGTCCGAGGAGACCAAGGCGCGGTATCGGGAGACCGACCATGTCAAGGCCTTCTACCGGACGAACGGCTACGAGACGCTGAAGAAGTGA
- a CDS encoding DUF3305 domain-containing protein, whose protein sequence is MPKDRFPVGVIVARRRLRSPWADHQWLPVGALPDIPETAPWTLLASIEGEDRFYAGAHEVGLHISETGHYRDNLVSGRPSLWVALRPVAGDAYEVATVTADPYEGEALAEGIGEIVEAVPMPESIQAAVAAFVDAFHVERTFEKRKRDRADPEALGRRNIAAERGGGSE, encoded by the coding sequence ATGCCGAAGGATCGTTTCCCGGTCGGCGTGATCGTGGCCCGGCGCAGGCTTAGGAGCCCCTGGGCGGATCACCAGTGGCTGCCGGTCGGCGCCCTGCCGGACATTCCCGAGACGGCGCCCTGGACCCTTCTCGCGTCTATTGAAGGCGAGGACCGGTTCTATGCCGGCGCCCATGAGGTCGGCCTGCACATCAGCGAGACCGGGCATTACCGCGACAACCTCGTCTCGGGACGGCCGTCGCTCTGGGTCGCCCTGCGGCCGGTCGCGGGCGACGCGTACGAGGTCGCGACGGTCACGGCCGATCCCTACGAGGGCGAGGCGCTGGCAGAGGGCATCGGCGAGATCGTCGAGGCGGTGCCGATGCCGGAGTCGATCCAGGCCGCCGTCGCCGCGTTCGTTGACGCCTTCCACGTCGAGCGCACCTTCGAGAAGCGCAAGCGCGACCGCGCCGACCCGGAAGCCCTTGGGCGCCGCAACATCGCGGCCGAGCGCGGAGGAGGCTCCGAATGA
- a CDS encoding DUF6352 family protein, with translation MTEFWVSSGHHLAGRTEAGGLAVTDELLLAYLARPELLPPPEACDAERALHAALLTDPRRPVPPAQVRALNDPDAVENWQVILAFRDRLLSARSIEAAYLDLVRGGLAGTPGLFLNQLVHLILRNALDGCEDPYTLRAAELFFRPQRVSLSGGATLLADAEIIEAREAGASASPLMAMFGAEPAAELDVMTDENAWTYWSRSDAFTMALNLSENPRSRDGLARAIEAWLRHLLALETTVEPLARIEERDWRWFVGLDAEATRIGNALWRGDAVEPEALTRVVALFRMTVADAGRIERTIAGHPIYLLLAMSPDKRVTLKPQNLVAGLPLVGAAA, from the coding sequence ATGACCGAGTTCTGGGTGTCCAGCGGCCATCATCTCGCCGGCCGCACGGAGGCCGGCGGCCTCGCGGTGACGGACGAGCTGCTCCTCGCCTATCTCGCCCGGCCGGAACTGTTGCCGCCGCCCGAGGCGTGCGACGCCGAGCGGGCGCTCCACGCCGCACTCCTCACCGATCCGCGCCGGCCCGTGCCGCCCGCGCAGGTGCGCGCGCTCAACGATCCGGACGCGGTCGAGAACTGGCAGGTGATCCTCGCCTTCCGCGACAGGCTCCTGAGCGCACGTTCGATCGAGGCGGCCTATCTCGACCTCGTGCGGGGCGGCCTCGCGGGCACGCCCGGCCTCTTCCTCAACCAGCTCGTGCACCTCATCCTGCGCAACGCCCTCGACGGCTGCGAGGACCCCTACACCCTGCGCGCCGCCGAACTGTTCTTCCGGCCGCAGCGGGTATCGCTCTCGGGCGGGGCGACACTCCTCGCCGATGCCGAGATCATCGAGGCGCGGGAGGCCGGCGCCTCGGCCTCGCCGCTGATGGCGATGTTCGGCGCCGAGCCCGCGGCGGAACTCGACGTGATGACGGACGAGAACGCCTGGACCTACTGGAGCCGGTCCGACGCCTTCACGATGGCGCTCAATCTCTCGGAGAATCCGCGGAGCCGCGACGGCCTCGCCCGCGCGATCGAGGCGTGGCTGCGCCACCTCCTGGCGCTGGAGACGACGGTCGAGCCGCTCGCGCGAATCGAGGAGCGGGACTGGCGCTGGTTCGTGGGCCTCGACGCGGAGGCGACCCGGATCGGAAACGCGCTCTGGCGCGGCGACGCGGTCGAGCCGGAAGCCCTGACCCGGGTCGTCGCGTTGTTCCGCATGACGGTAGCCGACGCCGGACGGATCGAGCGGACGATCGCCGGCCACCCTATCTATCTCTTGCTGGCGATGAGCCCGGACAAGCGCGTGACCCTGAAGCCCCAGAACCTCGTCGCGGGTCTGCCGCTCGTCGGCGCCGCGGCCTGA
- the fdh3B gene encoding formate dehydrogenase FDH3 subunit beta, with protein sequence MARMKFLCDADRCIECNACVTACKNEHEVPWGINRRRVVTLNDGKPGERSVSMACMHCTDAPCASVCPVNCFYTTADAVVLHSKDLCIGCGYCFYACPFGAPQYPRVGNFGSRGKMDKCTYCAGGPEPDLSTIEYEKYGSNRLAEGKLPLCAEMCSTKALLAGDGEMIAQIYKERVIKRGYGSGAWGWKTAYRETVAI encoded by the coding sequence ATGGCACGCATGAAGTTTCTCTGCGACGCGGACCGCTGCATCGAGTGCAACGCCTGCGTCACCGCCTGCAAGAACGAGCACGAGGTGCCGTGGGGCATCAACCGCCGCCGCGTGGTCACGCTCAACGACGGCAAACCGGGCGAGCGCTCGGTCTCGATGGCCTGCATGCACTGCACGGACGCGCCCTGCGCCTCCGTCTGCCCGGTCAACTGCTTCTACACCACGGCGGATGCCGTGGTGCTGCATTCCAAGGACCTCTGCATCGGCTGCGGCTACTGCTTCTACGCCTGCCCGTTCGGAGCGCCGCAATATCCGCGGGTCGGGAATTTCGGCTCGCGCGGCAAGATGGACAAGTGCACCTACTGCGCGGGAGGGCCCGAGCCCGACCTCTCGACCATCGAGTACGAGAAGTACGGTTCGAACCGCCTCGCCGAGGGCAAGCTGCCGCTCTGCGCCGAGATGTGCTCGACCAAGGCGCTGCTCGCCGGCGACGGCGAGATGATCGCCCAGATCTACAAGGAGCGCGTGATCAAGCGCGGCTACGGCTCGGGTGCGTGGGGCTGGAAGACGGCCTACCGCGAGACCGTGGCGATCTGA
- a CDS encoding TorD/DmsD family molecular chaperone translates to MAATVDEVDLLRSRQYDLLATLLGRVPCGHVLAQVAGLEGDGTPLGQALGRLGIAARNADPLAIERDHFETFVGVGRGRLLPYASYYLTGFLNERPLARVRADFDALGIERSDAVSEPEDHVAILLEVMAGLASGRIDAEPGAEARFFARHLQPWAPRFFADLAEQADTDFFRAVGALGQAFLEIEVEAFALDA, encoded by the coding sequence ATGGCTGCAACGGTCGACGAGGTCGATCTGCTGCGTTCGCGCCAGTACGACCTGCTCGCGACCCTGCTCGGGCGCGTCCCCTGCGGGCACGTGCTCGCGCAGGTCGCAGGGCTTGAGGGGGACGGAACGCCGCTCGGGCAGGCGCTGGGCAGGCTCGGCATCGCCGCGCGGAATGCCGACCCGCTGGCGATCGAGCGCGATCATTTCGAGACCTTCGTCGGGGTCGGGCGCGGCCGTCTCCTTCCTTACGCCTCCTACTACCTTACGGGCTTCCTGAACGAGCGGCCGCTCGCCCGGGTGCGGGCGGATTTCGACGCGCTCGGGATCGAGCGTAGCGACGCCGTCAGCGAGCCGGAGGATCACGTCGCGATCCTCCTGGAGGTGATGGCAGGGCTCGCCTCTGGCCGGATCGACGCGGAGCCGGGCGCCGAGGCGCGCTTCTTCGCACGGCACCTGCAGCCCTGGGCGCCGCGGTTCTTCGCGGATCTCGCGGAGCAGGCGGACACGGATTTCTTTCGGGCGGTCGGTGCCCTCGGCCAGGCCTTCCTGGAGATTGAGGTCGAAGCCTTCGCCCTGGACGCCTGA